A portion of the Vibrio coralliirubri genome contains these proteins:
- the ruvX gene encoding Holliday junction resolvase RuvX yields the protein MSRTIMAFDYGTKSIGSAIGQEITGTASPLKAFKAKDGIPNWDDIEKQIKEWQPNLIVVGLPTDLHGKDLATITPRAKKFANRLKGRFGVDVELHDERLSTTEARADLFEMGGYKALSKGNVDNQSAVVILESWFEAQYC from the coding sequence ATGTCACGAACAATTATGGCATTTGACTACGGTACAAAAAGTATCGGCAGTGCGATAGGACAAGAAATCACGGGCACCGCAAGCCCTCTAAAAGCTTTTAAAGCCAAAGATGGCATCCCAAATTGGGACGATATCGAAAAGCAAATTAAGGAGTGGCAGCCGAACCTAATTGTAGTCGGCCTTCCTACCGACCTTCATGGTAAAGACTTAGCAACCATCACACCTAGAGCAAAGAAGTTCGCTAACCGTCTTAAAGGACGTTTTGGTGTCGATGTTGAACTACATGATGAAAGACTATCGACCACAGAAGCAAGAGCCGACCTTTTTGAAATGGGTGGCTATAAAGCATTAAGCAAGGGCAATGTCGATAACCAGTCTGCAGTCGTCATTTTAGAGAGCTGGTTTGAAGCGCAATATTGTTAA
- a CDS encoding YqgE/AlgH family protein yields the protein MNLTNHFLVAMPGMKDPYFQNSVIYLCEHNDEGAMGLMINAPIDVTVGSMLKQVEVDSEQPKSNQASLDKPVLNGGPVAEDRGFILHKPKGSYQSSINMTDQISVTTSKDILMVLGTEDEPMNYLVALGYAGWEPGQLETELTENSWLTVEADPKVIFDTPISDRWKVAVQMLGINAAQLSADAGHA from the coding sequence ATGAATTTAACGAACCACTTTCTGGTTGCTATGCCCGGAATGAAAGACCCCTACTTTCAAAATTCGGTAATTTACCTTTGTGAGCACAACGACGAAGGCGCGATGGGCTTAATGATCAACGCCCCTATCGATGTCACTGTCGGCAGCATGCTTAAACAAGTTGAGGTTGATTCTGAGCAGCCGAAATCCAACCAAGCAAGTCTTGATAAGCCAGTATTGAACGGTGGACCGGTCGCAGAAGACCGTGGGTTTATTTTGCACAAACCTAAAGGCAGCTATCAATCCAGCATCAACATGACAGATCAAATCTCGGTGACAACCTCAAAAGATATCTTGATGGTGTTGGGCACAGAGGATGAGCCGATGAATTATTTAGTCGCACTTGGATATGCAGGATGGGAACCAGGACAACTGGAGACCGAACTGACCGAGAACTCATGGTTAACCGTTGAAGCCGACCCGAAGGTCATCTTCGATACACCGATTTCTGACCGCTGGAAAGTCGCCGTGCAGATGTTAGGCATTAATGCAGCTCAGCTTTCAGCAGACGCTGGTCACGCCTAG
- the gshB gene encoding glutathione synthase: MIKLGIVMDPISSINIKKDSSFAMMLEAQRRGYEIHYMEMDDLHLDQGVAIADTKVVELKEDPNGWYEFKSEQTIALSDLDAVLMRKDPPFDTEYIYATYILERAEENGALIVNKPQSLRDCNEKLFTAWFPELTPTTIVTRKAEKIKEFREKHGDVILKPLDGMGGASIFRVKEGDPNVSVIIETLTNHGQNYAMAQTFVPDISNGDKRILVVDGEPMPYCLARIPAKGETRGNLAAGGTGEARPLSETDWAIARAVAPSLKEKGLIFVGLDVIGDKLTEINVTSPTCIREIEAAFDISVTGKLMDAIERRVNAK, encoded by the coding sequence ATGATCAAACTTGGCATCGTAATGGATCCAATTTCATCCATTAACATCAAAAAAGACTCTAGCTTTGCCATGATGCTTGAAGCTCAACGTCGTGGTTACGAAATCCATTACATGGAAATGGATGATCTACACTTAGATCAAGGCGTAGCCATTGCTGACACTAAGGTTGTAGAATTAAAAGAAGATCCAAACGGTTGGTACGAATTCAAGTCAGAACAGACAATCGCGCTATCTGATTTAGATGCAGTATTAATGCGTAAAGATCCTCCATTTGATACTGAGTACATTTACGCGACTTACATTCTTGAGCGTGCTGAAGAGAACGGCGCACTGATCGTAAACAAACCACAAAGCCTTCGCGACTGTAACGAGAAGTTGTTCACGGCTTGGTTCCCTGAACTAACCCCGACCACCATCGTGACTCGTAAAGCGGAAAAGATTAAAGAGTTCCGCGAGAAGCACGGTGATGTGATCCTTAAACCACTTGATGGTATGGGTGGTGCATCTATCTTCCGCGTGAAGGAAGGCGATCCAAACGTATCGGTGATCATTGAAACGCTGACTAACCACGGTCAGAACTACGCAATGGCACAGACTTTTGTTCCTGACATCAGCAATGGTGATAAACGTATTCTTGTGGTTGACGGTGAGCCAATGCCTTACTGCCTAGCGCGTATTCCGGCTAAAGGGGAAACACGCGGTAACCTAGCAGCCGGCGGTACGGGTGAAGCTCGTCCGTTAAGTGAAACAGATTGGGCTATCGCGCGAGCAGTGGCTCCTTCACTAAAAGAAAAAGGCTTAATCTTCGTGGGTCTTGACGTTATCGGTGACAAGCTGACAGAAATTAACGTAACTAGCCCTACTTGTATCCGTGAAATTGAAGCTGCTTTTGATATTTCGGTAACAGGTAAATTAATGGACGCAATCGAGCGTCGCGTTAACGCTAAATAG
- the rsmE gene encoding 16S rRNA (uracil(1498)-N(3))-methyltransferase gives MRIPRIHHPERIHQLGSLALGEDAAGHVGRVLRMKEGQDVLLFDGSGAEFPATIAEVSKKNVTVNVSERIERSSESPLDLHLGQVISRGDKMEFTIQKSVELGVNTITPLISERCGVKLDTKRFEKKLAQWQKIAIAACEQCGRNTVPVIRPIMQLEEWCSEPSEALKLNLHPRAKYSINTLPEPISKVRLLIGPEGGLSAEEIGMTEQYKFEETLLGPRVLRTETAALTAITALQVRFGDLG, from the coding sequence ATGAGAATCCCTCGTATCCATCACCCAGAACGCATTCATCAGTTAGGTTCACTCGCTTTAGGCGAAGATGCCGCGGGTCATGTTGGTCGTGTCCTTCGCATGAAAGAAGGCCAAGATGTCCTTCTATTTGATGGCAGTGGCGCTGAATTCCCTGCGACGATAGCTGAAGTCTCAAAGAAAAATGTCACCGTTAATGTTTCTGAACGCATCGAGCGCAGCAGCGAATCTCCGTTAGACTTACATTTAGGCCAAGTGATTTCACGTGGCGACAAAATGGAGTTCACGATTCAGAAATCGGTTGAGCTTGGTGTGAACACCATTACCCCTCTGATTTCAGAGCGCTGTGGCGTTAAGCTTGATACAAAACGCTTCGAGAAAAAACTCGCACAGTGGCAAAAGATTGCTATCGCGGCGTGTGAACAGTGTGGCCGCAATACGGTTCCAGTCATTCGCCCAATTATGCAGCTTGAAGAGTGGTGCAGCGAACCAAGCGAAGCACTAAAGCTAAACCTACACCCTCGTGCAAAGTACTCAATTAACACCCTTCCAGAACCTATCAGCAAGGTGCGCCTATTGATTGGTCCTGAAGGTGGCTTGTCAGCTGAAGAAATCGGCATGACAGAACAATACAAATTTGAAGAGACGCTACTCGGCCCACGTGTACTTCGTACTGAGACAGCTGCTCTAACCGCAATTACTGCCTTACAAGTCCGTTTTGGCGATCTAGGCTAG
- a CDS encoding endonuclease, giving the protein MQKLTFKAFGLPVSFYLTIVFGLLVTQSVLAAPPSSFSKAKREAVKIYLDHPTSFYCGCDITWKDKKKGIPDLDGCGYQVRKQQKRASRIEWEHVVPAWQFGHQRQCWQDGGRKNCTRNDKVFKSMEADLHNLTPAIGEVNGDRSNYNFSQWNGMDGVSYGQCEMQVNFKQRKVMPPDRAKGSIARTYLYMSQEYGFKLSKQQTNLMMAWNKQFPVDKWECTRDERIYAIQGNHNPFVYPACK; this is encoded by the coding sequence ATGCAAAAACTCACCTTCAAAGCATTTGGCCTACCTGTGTCTTTTTACTTAACAATAGTATTTGGCCTACTGGTAACCCAAAGCGTTCTCGCCGCACCACCGAGCTCATTTTCCAAAGCAAAAAGAGAAGCGGTGAAGATTTATCTCGACCATCCGACTTCATTTTATTGCGGCTGTGACATTACATGGAAGGACAAAAAGAAAGGCATTCCCGACCTTGATGGCTGTGGTTATCAAGTCCGAAAACAACAAAAGCGAGCGAGTCGAATTGAGTGGGAACATGTGGTTCCAGCTTGGCAATTTGGCCACCAGCGTCAGTGCTGGCAAGATGGTGGGCGCAAGAACTGCACTCGCAATGACAAAGTGTTCAAATCCATGGAAGCCGATCTTCATAACCTAACTCCGGCCATTGGCGAGGTTAACGGTGATCGCTCCAACTACAATTTCAGTCAATGGAATGGCATGGATGGTGTGAGCTATGGTCAGTGTGAAATGCAGGTCAACTTCAAGCAGCGTAAAGTTATGCCGCCAGACAGAGCAAAAGGCTCTATCGCGCGTACTTACCTTTACATGAGCCAAGAGTATGGTTTCAAGCTATCTAAGCAACAAACCAACCTGATGATGGCATGGAACAAGCAATTTCCTGTCGACAAGTGGGAATGTACTCGTGATGAGCGAATCTATGCCATCCAAGGTAATCACAACCCATTTGTTTACCCTGCTTGTAAATAA
- a CDS encoding SprT family zinc-dependent metalloprotease, with amino-acid sequence MSYTPQQHRANKKLAECLAIANQHFSREFPHPIITFKLRGKAAGKAYLQLNEIKLNHVLFAENEDAFINEVVPHELAHLITHQVFGRVRPHGNEWKYVMEKVFNVPARTTHGFEIASVQGKTFEYRCECTTYPLSIRRHNKVLRNQSTYRCQLCQQTLAFTGTQLS; translated from the coding sequence TTGTCTTACACCCCGCAACAACATCGAGCAAATAAGAAATTGGCCGAGTGCCTAGCTATCGCAAATCAACATTTCTCTCGTGAATTCCCTCACCCAATTATCACCTTCAAGTTAAGAGGCAAAGCGGCGGGAAAGGCCTACCTTCAGCTCAACGAAATTAAGCTCAATCACGTACTATTCGCTGAAAATGAAGACGCCTTCATCAACGAGGTTGTGCCGCATGAACTCGCGCACCTGATCACGCATCAGGTTTTCGGACGTGTTAGGCCTCACGGAAACGAGTGGAAATACGTGATGGAAAAAGTATTCAACGTGCCAGCCAGAACAACTCACGGCTTTGAAATCGCTTCAGTTCAAGGGAAAACCTTTGAATATCGATGTGAGTGCACCACCTACCCATTATCAATCAGACGACACAACAAAGTACTTCGAAATCAATCGACCTACCGCTGCCAATTGTGCCAGCAAACCTTAGCTTTTACGGGAACTCAGCTAAGCTAG
- a CDS encoding DUF2189 domain-containing protein: MPRTAHPSELNDKKHKVSDKDYARTIPCNQISISAPFHWLSLALHDLVRMPLISAFYGLCFMGAAIAIVQLVQWQGTHLVVMPSLIVYMLIGPFLALGLYDAAWEREKGHNASLLHSMKAITRNSTHQWAFAIVLMVAMIFWMRIAALLHALYPSVQGAPLAEFAPFLITGSVIGFVIASLIFSISAFSIPLMMERRVDVMSAIFTSFNAVKSNIPAMVVWASIICAGILVGFATYGIGMIVTMPLLGYGTWHAYHEIIKKNHHL, translated from the coding sequence ATGCCTCGTACCGCGCACCCATCCGAACTGAACGATAAAAAACACAAGGTCAGCGATAAGGATTACGCTCGCACCATTCCTTGCAACCAAATCAGTATTTCCGCACCCTTTCATTGGTTATCGCTTGCTCTGCATGACTTAGTAAGAATGCCATTAATCAGCGCATTCTACGGTTTGTGCTTTATGGGAGCGGCAATCGCCATTGTTCAACTTGTCCAATGGCAAGGAACACACTTGGTCGTAATGCCTAGCCTGATCGTGTACATGCTGATAGGGCCGTTTCTTGCTCTGGGTTTGTATGACGCAGCTTGGGAAAGAGAAAAAGGCCACAACGCCAGCCTACTGCACTCGATGAAAGCCATTACTCGCAACTCCACCCACCAATGGGCCTTTGCGATTGTATTGATGGTTGCGATGATATTCTGGATGCGTATCGCTGCGTTATTGCACGCGCTCTACCCTTCAGTGCAAGGCGCACCGTTAGCTGAGTTCGCTCCCTTCTTAATCACAGGCTCTGTGATTGGTTTTGTTATCGCAAGCCTCATATTTAGCATCTCAGCATTTTCAATTCCACTGATGATGGAGAGACGCGTTGATGTGATGAGTGCGATTTTCACTAGCTTTAATGCCGTGAAATCGAACATCCCTGCGATGGTGGTATGGGCGAGTATTATTTGTGCTGGTATTCTGGTGGGGTTTGCTACCTACGGCATCGGAATGATCGTCACTATGCCGCTACTTGGTTATGGTACATGGCATGCTTATCACGAGATCATCAAGAAGAATCACCATCTATAA
- the metK gene encoding methionine adenosyltransferase has protein sequence MAKHLFTSESVSEGHPDKIADQISDAVLDAILEQDPKARVACETYVKTGMVMVGGEVTTSAWVDIEEITRETVREIGYVHSDMGFDADSCAVLNTIGKQSPDINQGVDKEDPKEQGAGDQGIMFGYATNETPILMPAPITYSHLLVKKQAEVRKSGKLDFLRPDAKSQVTFQYDQGKIVGIDAVVLSTQHCDSVTTPDLREAVMEEIIKPVLPAEWINKDTNFFINPTGRFVIGGPMGDCGLTGRKIIVDTYGGAARHGGGAFSGKDPSKVDRSAAYAARYVAKNIVAAGMADRCEIQLSYAIGVADPTSIMVETFGTEKVAHEIIIEAVRQNFDLRPYGLQEMLNLLQPIYKQTAAYGHFGREEFPWEATDKAAILADFAGLK, from the coding sequence ATGGCTAAGCACCTATTCACTTCTGAATCTGTTTCAGAAGGCCATCCAGATAAAATTGCAGACCAAATCTCTGATGCTGTTCTTGATGCCATCTTGGAACAAGATCCAAAAGCACGTGTTGCTTGTGAGACTTACGTTAAAACCGGCATGGTTATGGTTGGCGGTGAAGTAACAACGTCTGCATGGGTTGATATCGAAGAAATCACTCGTGAAACAGTACGTGAAATTGGTTACGTTCATTCTGATATGGGCTTTGACGCTGACTCTTGTGCTGTTCTAAACACAATTGGTAAGCAGTCTCCAGACATCAACCAAGGTGTTGATAAAGAAGACCCTAAAGAGCAAGGCGCAGGCGACCAAGGCATCATGTTTGGTTACGCGACTAACGAAACTCCTATCCTAATGCCAGCTCCAATTACTTACTCTCACCTTCTTGTTAAGAAGCAAGCTGAAGTACGTAAGAGCGGTAAACTTGACTTCCTTCGCCCAGATGCGAAATCTCAAGTTACGTTCCAATACGACCAAGGTAAGATCGTTGGTATCGACGCTGTTGTTCTTTCGACTCAACACTGCGATTCAGTAACAACACCTGACCTACGTGAAGCAGTAATGGAAGAGATCATCAAGCCAGTACTTCCTGCTGAGTGGATCAACAAAGACACTAACTTCTTCATCAACCCAACAGGCCGTTTCGTAATCGGTGGCCCAATGGGTGACTGTGGTCTAACAGGTCGTAAGATCATCGTTGATACCTACGGCGGCGCAGCTCGTCACGGTGGCGGCGCATTCTCAGGTAAAGATCCATCAAAAGTTGACCGTTCTGCAGCTTACGCGGCTCGTTACGTTGCGAAAAACATCGTTGCTGCTGGCATGGCTGACCGTTGTGAGATTCAACTGTCTTACGCTATCGGTGTTGCTGATCCAACATCTATCATGGTTGAAACGTTTGGTACTGAAAAAGTAGCTCACGAAATCATCATCGAAGCAGTTCGTCAAAACTTCGACCTACGTCCATACGGTCTTCAAGAGATGCTGAACCTTCTTCAGCCAATCTACAAGCAGACTGCTGCATACGGCCACTTCGGTCGTGAAGAGTTCCCTTGGGAAGCTACTGACAAAGCAGCAATCCTTGCGGACTTCGCTGGCCTAAAATAA